In Thermoproteales archaeon, the following proteins share a genomic window:
- a CDS encoding AbrB/MazE/SpoVT family DNA-binding domain-containing protein, which produces MRYIVKVSRKGQVVIPVKIRKKYNIRDKVIIKADEEGIKIIPLIPLDEMFGIDGDIMREIAKEIIEERLEEIKRGK; this is translated from the coding sequence ATGAGGTATATTGTAAAAGTAAGTAGGAAGGGTCAAGTAGTAATCCCTGTTAAAATTAGGAAAAAATACAATATCAGAGACAAAGTAATCATCAAGGCCGATGAAGAAGGAATAAAAATCATACCACTAATCCCACTAGATGAAATGTTCGGAATAGACGGAGACATAATGAGAGAAATCGCCAAGGAGATAATAGAGGAGAGATTAGAGGAGATTAAACGTGGTAAATAG
- a CDS encoding type II toxin-antitoxin system VapC family toxin translates to MVNRYIVDAGVLALFFAGDQKVKKYFNDIFRGNAAGYLCEINLAEFYYKSAEKLGIDAADIRYEAVRNSPIKQVPVEDELVRKAAKIKLKYRNKISLADAFLIALTHQVKGIALTTDPAIKEILKNKCKFFEV, encoded by the coding sequence GTGGTAAATAGATACATCGTTGATGCAGGCGTCCTAGCGTTATTCTTTGCCGGAGATCAAAAAGTGAAAAAGTACTTCAACGACATATTCCGCGGCAACGCAGCAGGCTACTTATGCGAAATAAATCTCGCAGAATTCTACTATAAATCAGCAGAAAAACTTGGCATCGACGCAGCCGATATAAGATATGAAGCTGTAAGAAATTCTCCAATAAAACAAGTGCCCGTTGAAGATGAATTAGTAAGAAAAGCTGCCAAGATAAAACTAAAATACAGAAATAAGATATCGCTAGCCGACGCATTCCTCATAGCCTTAACACACCAAGTAAAAGGCATAGCTCTAACAACCGATCCAGCAATAAAAGAAATACTAAAGAACAAATGTAAATTCTTCGAAGTTTAG
- a CDS encoding type II toxin-antitoxin system VapC family toxin: MEDFYRNLLGEELYTDVLVLDEAIYVSKKKYGVMVGDTLELIDRAILPYVDVLPLTVGEYLEAREYLLKYILNPSDALHLAVMDNFKIQAIATEDKDFDRTHAKRIWVRA, from the coding sequence ATCGAGGATTTTTATCGTAATCTTCTTGGAGAAGAGTTATACACTGACGTATTAGTGCTTGATGAGGCTATATATGTGTCGAAGAAAAAGTATGGGGTAATGGTTGGGGATACTCTAGAGTTGATAGATAGAGCGATACTGCCTTATGTGGATGTGCTGCCATTAACGGTGGGAGAATATCTTGAAGCTAGAGAGTATCTTTTAAAGTATATTTTGAATCCTTCAGATGCGTTACATTTAGCAGTTATGGATAATTTTAAAATTCAAGCTATAGCGACTGAGGACAAAGACTTCGATAGGACTCATGCGAAGAGAATATGGGTTAGGGCGTAA